Genomic segment of Sebastes umbrosus isolate fSebUmb1 chromosome 22, fSebUmb1.pri, whole genome shotgun sequence:
taattatttttttccatattttctttttacaaataaacaattaaaataaagatatatatatatatacatatatatatacatatgatatatacacatacatatatatatatatatattcacataaaAACCTGCTAAACCTAATATCAAAGCCTTTTGCACATAACTTAAACAAAAGCCTTGCTTATCTAGCACTTTACCCAGTATATACCTGCATGCACAAAGGCAGTAACACTAGCTAAAgcatgtgactttttttctgaggcATATCTGGTTCTCCCCATGTGACTGtaggaaagctctctctctctctctctctctctctctctctttctctctctctctctctctctctctttctcgtcCACTGGATTCCATTACCCTTTAGCCAGCAGAGCTGCTGGGAGGTAGCCTAAGAGGGGCAGATCCAGTTACTGGGAGAAACTTTCTGTTGGGACAGTGTATGATGAGGGATAAACTGCTGATGAGCTGAACAAATGGGCTCAGTGTTTACCTGCCAAGTGTAATGTACAAatgtatacacatacagtaaagctgGTCGAGTCGGTGCTTCCTCCTCCCGTATGTAAAGTAGGCCACAGATGTCTGTGTTTTAGACATCCATTTGGGAAAACGTTTCTCTTATTTTGCACATAATTACATGCCCGTCTGATGTGAAAGCCACTGAGAATAGTTTTCATTCTCTGGCTTTCTATTTTTGGGGTACTTTTCCATATGGCAACCACtaataatactttattttgCTGCAGACCCTTTGGCCCTCTGGGATTGGTGAGTGAGGACTACAAAAAATAATGCTCTTGAGGTCAAGATGTTTGAATGTGTTAATCCTGCTGAAAATGCTGTAGATTGttcaacaattattttttaaaattgggATAACTACAACATTTTATGCATGATGTTAGTTATCTGACTTTTATTGTTCTGTCTATAATAAAACCATATTGGTATCTACTACAGTACTTGGTTGTAAAATAGATTTAATCATCTCTTTAGCaaagagtaaaaagaaaaaatagttATTTCCTTAGCATTTGACAACAGCATGGCACACTGTCAAAGCCTCATGGGAGATGTAGTAGTTGTTGAATGCTGTcataaaaaacattgttttatctTTGCATATGGGTCTATTTTATTCATCTTGTGTTGAAAGAATATGAACTCTGTATTATTGCATGGTTGTACTTAACTTAACATACTTGTATTTGATGATGCAACATTTGAGTTTAAATGGACTATTTTGAACATTGACATTGAATACTGACACTAAGTAAGTCttttaatgaaatataatgACCAATATGATACATCATCCAGTATAAGAGGTTGGTTGTCATTCTGTATTTgatatgaaaaataatatttaattgtgtgTTTGCCATTCTTAGTTTAGTTTTGGTCACTTTCATGGTGTCAGTATTGCAAATCCTATCAAAGCtccattttatcttatcttaaacaggtggataaataataataataataataatacttataattatattaataataattagattGGATTAGATTCAACTGTATTGCCAATGCACATAGTACAAGTATaacaaaatgcagttttgcatCTAACCAGAGTGTAAACTAGTAAACTGCTAAATAtgaggatatacagtatgtggtttatatacatatatacagattgCCGTTAAGGTGCAAAGGATAGACATATGTTATATTCTGATAAATAAGAGTTAAGTATTAGTTGCATACTGATGAAATCTTGTATACAAAAtgttgtgtaataataataataattattgtaattataaactttatttatattgcacctTTCATACAGGATGAGTAgttcaaagtgttttacaaaaCAGTGGagaaacaaaagaataaataaataaacagacagattaaaacatgaataagcaataaaacaaaggaaggcataagaacaataaaacatgtaaaagacaagaataaaacaaaggaaaagtGCCAGTTATTTAAAGGCTAAATAAACAAGCCCTGTGTGGAAATAAAATATAGGGTTGTAGTAAATTAATCCCAAAAAATCCCTCTTTTTTTCAAAGCAAACACCAAACTTCACTTCATAAACTTCATCTTCCTCGTCCATGTAGCAACACAAATATTCTCCCCCCAAGTACATTGgtcaattatttaattcaaACCCTCTTTGGCAGCCAATCAGGGAAGAGCTACGTATGACGTGGGGAGGcgtgttctgattggtcaagcCCTCTGGTCAGCTGAGCTGGATGAGAGATATAAAACCTCCTCAGAAGTTCAGTCAGCTGCAGTTTaatgtgtctgtatgtatgtgtgtcagaTTAATAATAACTTATTTATGAGAAACCGTCTTAAGTAAATAATTTTGCACTAAATAATATTTAAGGTAAGTCATTTAATATTTCAAACAAGTGTCTGTTAGCTAGAAATGAGCAGCTAAAGAGCTTAAATAGTTAACTTCTGTTTAGTTAGGACGGGTTAACTAGTTGTCTACTTGTGGCTAACGTTTTATTCTGACAGTTTGAATCGTTCACATCATAAAGTAGCAGCCTAAATGAGCCACCTGTCTTTTAATGAGCTAAAAACAACACTCTTCTGACTGTTGCACTGACGCTGCTATGTCGTTTTCTTCCAGGTATCTTTGCTAAAACCAGAGGAAAACAGCCCACTCCTGCCTGGAGAGATCAAGTCTGTCACCATGGTCGCCACAAGCACTTTAAAAACCAAGAGCAGCGAATGCATCTCAGATCTGTTTGACCGAAGATATGACCAGGCTTGCATTGAGAAAGGTAAGCTAGGTGCTATAgctttttctctgtgtttttgtctgtatagagagagagattcgCCAGTTGCTGGATACTTCCAGTGGTAGGTGCTTGTTTATCCCTGTGTGGTGCATGGCTGCAGCagtggaggggaggggaggggaggggtgaGGAGAGGGAAGTCAACAGAGGATGAAGTCATCCCTTCAGCCTGTcttcacaacagcagcagcatgtggaTAATAGCCAGACATTTCTTTCCTGTCCAAAGCTAAATTATTGTATTGCAAAACCTATAATGTGATGGTTTGATTCGTAAATTAATATTTTGGATGCTGTCTGGCTGTGATGTTTATCCTTCTTTTTTCTCATGTGATTGTTGACTCACATCCACACACTGCAACCAGAGGGGATGCAAAAGCAATTCCCTcgatcatgtatttatttgtagttTAGGTGtggtcaaaaataaataaaaaaatgtgatttgtgcATGTCTGCATCTTGAAACAGCCATTTATTGTCTTTCTGTtagtattaaagaggacctattgtgctttttccctttcctttagtgtgttatatagttttttttgcatgtaaaaggtctgcaaagttacaaagcccaaagtctactccaaagggagttactttcCCCCAGAGGAACTCTgctcctgaaacgcctcgcttgaagtcccgccttttcttccgtaacgttgTGATGttaccaagtaacacatttgcataacggctagcttggcacgccctcaaacaaaactggttagagtggagctggagcgttgtccaaagagtttggttcagttggcCAGTCGTAACAGTGGgccaactgaccaatcagagcagactgggcggGGCAgaagctcaaacagagcatttcagacaaagggtgaaaagaggtgctgcagcacagccgctatgagaaaagaaaagtgttttctgaacattacatgttctagtagatacccaaaatacatgtatgcacTTAacaataagcataataggtcctctttgaATATAACATTGGCATTGGTCCCTAAATGTTCAACTTGCATTGTTTTCCCAGAACTGGATTTCTGGGATCACTGCTTGGCCGAACCCCAGAGGAACACGGATGCCACTGAAGACCGAACTTGTCAACAGCTGGCCAAAATGTTCGAAAACTGCCTGTCACGAGCCAAAAAGACGACGCTGCACTGCTCCTCTGTGCTGGTACCAGAGAAGCTCACACGTAGAATAGCTCGCGAGGTCCTGCGGCTGGCGTCCTGCGAGCCCTGCGGCCTGCGCGGCTGCGTCCTCTACGTCCACCTGGAGCTGGAAAAGGGCTGCAAGCGGCTGGAGCGCATCGTGTACGACGCGACCGTGGTGCCCACGTTTGAGCTGACTCTCGTGTTCAAGCAGGACGGCACCGCCTGGCCCAGCCTGCGGGACTTCCTTTTTATGGGGACCTGCTTCGCCCCGACTTTCAGGCACGTACTTAAACTGAGTCCAGGTTTCCGACTTGTGAAGAAAAAACTGTACTCCTCCTCGGCTGGCACCGTGGTAGAGGAGTGCTGAACTATGGGAGGGATTAGAGCGGGATATCGGGTTTCCAGTGGGTAAAAGCACTTCTGCCCAAATGTAAATGACACTCTGGTGGTGTCATATTTTCTACAGTGTTTTTGTACAATACAGTTTGTCAGTTCAACTATTAGTAGCCAGTTTGGAACTTGGGATGTAAAGTTAAAAGCTTGATAGTTCTGGTTTTGGCTTCAGTGTTTctaagtgcatttttttttttatcagcacAATTGTAATATCctgaatgttttttcttttctaattgGAGCATTTGTTGCtcaaacacaattttaaactgtacattttGCAGATGAATGTAAAACCATGTTCACGTCAACATGTTTGAGAGGGACATACTGTGGGTACACTTTAGTTAAAAAGACACTAGCCACTTTGTTGATGCGTCTGTGTTTCCATATC
This window contains:
- the LOC119481220 gene encoding DNA damage-inducible transcript 4-like protein, with the protein product MVATSTLKTKSSECISDLFDRRYDQACIEKELDFWDHCLAEPQRNTDATEDRTCQQLAKMFENCLSRAKKTTLHCSSVLVPEKLTRRIAREVLRLASCEPCGLRGCVLYVHLELEKGCKRLERIVYDATVVPTFELTLVFKQDGTAWPSLRDFLFMGTCFAPTFRHVLKLSPGFRLVKKKLYSSSAGTVVEEC